The following are encoded together in the Equus quagga isolate Etosha38 chromosome 1, UCLA_HA_Equagga_1.0, whole genome shotgun sequence genome:
- the CLEC1A gene encoding C-type lectin domain family 1 member A — translation MQAKYSSTRDILDADGDTTMSLHSQASTTTQRPEPGNTEHQPSSSAWRPMALTLLTLCLLLLIGLAALGLLFFQFYQLSNTQKDSISEKEERLGNLSQQLQSLQAQNRRLAETLQRVAEKLCRELYNKTGEHRCSPCPQKWKWHGDKCYQFYKESKSWKGCEYFCISENSTMLMINTRQVLEFAMPQSYSEFFYSYWTGLSRNGSGEAWLWMDGAHYSPELFEIIIDFTSLRSRDCVTILHGKAFSKDCRELRRCACERMAATVEPERLH, via the exons ATGCAGGCCAAGTACAGCAGCACGAGGGACATTCTGGATGCTGATGGGGACACCACCATGAGCCTGCATTCTCAAGCCTCTACTACAACCCAGCGGCCAGAGCCTGGGAACACAG AGCACCAGCCTTCCTCTTCAGCTTGGCGCCCAATGGCCCTGACCCTGCTGACTTTGTGCTTGCTGCTGCTGATTGGCCTGGCAGCGCTGGGGCTCCTGT TTTTTCAGTTCTACCAGCTCTCCAATACTCAGAAAGACAGCatttctgaaaaggaagaaagattggGGAATCTCTCCCAACAGCTGCAATCTCTCCAAGCCCAGAACAGGCGGCTTGCAGAAACTCTCCAGCGTGTGGCTGAAAAACTTTGTCGAGAGCTCTATAACAAAACTGGAG AACACAGGTGCAGCCCTTGCCCCCAAAAATGGAAGTGGCATGGCGACAAATGCTATCAATTCTATAAAGAGAGCAAGAGTTGGAAGGGCTGTGAATATTTCTGCATTTCTGAGAACTCGACCATGCTGATGATAAACACACGACAAGTACTG GAGTTTGCCATGCCTCAGAGCTACTCTGAGTTTTTCTACTCTTATTGGACAGGGCTATCCCGCAATGGCAGTGGTGAGGCCTGGCTGTGGATGGATGGAGCCCATTACTCCCCTGAACT gtttgagATTATAATAGATTTCACCAGCCTGAGAAGCAGGGACTGTGTGACCATCCTCCATGGAAAGGCTTTCTCGAAAGACTGCAGAGAGCTGAGGCGGTGTGCATGTGAGAGAATGGCAGCAACAGTGGAGCCTGAGAGGCTCCATTAG